The Danio rerio strain Tuebingen ecotype United States chromosome 20, GRCz12tu, whole genome shotgun sequence genome contains the following window.
AACAGCCAACTGCGTCAGTGCGAACTGCACAGGTAAATTCTGTCACAATCTCAcgctttattttttgaagtagaTAAGAGCATGGTTTATTCAACTGAGAAAGATGAAGCCACCTTAGTAAAAGAAACATGTTGTCTCGATGTcttgtaaaatgtgtgtgtgtgtgtgtgtgtgtgtgtgtgtgtgtgtgtgtgtgtgtgtgtgtgtgtgtgtgtgtgtgtgtgtgtgtgtgtgtgtgtgtgtatatatatatatatatatatatttttttttttttttaccttctttCTATAAAAATAGTCTTAATCCTgacatgacatttaaaaaaaatagcaagtgaataaataaattgtcaGAAATTAAACAATTGGGACATTAACAAATTAACAAGTTGTATGTTTGGATGATGACTGTTTAATCTTTGGATTTTCTCTGAACTGCAGAGCCACCAGTTGCCTCAACAGTGAACCCCGTTACTACTAGCAGCACGAATGCTACCACCAATGGTACGGCTTTCTACACTTTCCTCAGCAGCATTCATATACACAACAGAATGCATACCTACCTAATTCCAAACCCAATGCCAATTTTATTAACATagcacattaaaaacaaaattgattgaccataaaatataaataaagagtCATAAAATCCATTAAAATGTAAACCTATAACTGAGAATAATAATACATGGGAGCCATATATCATGTAAGTCATGATACTGACCTACATGATATGATTCAAACTGAATCAGACCCCTTACACACACTTGTGCTATGAGAACTTTTGAGTTTTTGTTagctaatgtatttttttaaaccagtctcataactttaaaacacacaaaaataaggAATACACCAACGCCAGGCTGTAATATGTTATGCGTTGGCATTTGTGTTTACTGTTGAAGTGCAGGATTGAAtctgaacagcactttttttctgtttagctACCACAGTAATCCCAACCATACCAGTCACTCCGACTCGAAACGGGACAGACACAAGTAAGTATGACTTTTTCTAATGTCAATATAGAATGATACACCTCTTTCTTCCTGTGAGGTTTGACTGAACATTTGGCCTTTCCACAGACTCCACCACAACCGCGTCGCCCACTACTGCTCCATCTAAGACGTCCACATTTGACGCCGCCAGTTTCATCGGGGGAATAGTGTTAGTACTTGGTCTTCAAGCCGTCATCTTTTTCCTATACAagttctgcaagtccaaggaccgCAACTACCACACCCTGTAACATGCTGCCACTTGGAGGCAccacacagcaacacacacacaaaaaacaaacacactccGACCCAAAAGAAAAGAGATCGAGTCCCCCTCGTTTAGCCTCATGTTTGACACTCGATGCCTGTGATTTGAGCTTTCTTTAGTTTCTGTTAGAGCTCTCACAAGCACTTGAGTTTAAAACAGAGAAACAGAGTAATGCCGTAGGTCTTATCAAGCAGTGGCATTATGGGGTATACAAAGTGTTCAGTTGCTTTCATGCGCAACAGCAGCTTTCTTAATTAAGTCCTGTCCGGAaatggtttaatatttaatttttgatgTCAACAATGATTTGCATCTCAATATCATAATCTTTTACAGCATTCTCAGTGTTAATTTTAAGATTATGGTCAGACATTTTCAccagaacagtttttttttttgtttttttacgcaGGTGCCATAATGATTCTTCTTATTCCATCCAAGTGCAAAAATAACATCCTCTTTAAATCTTTTGGTTTGTGTCTGTCAGCGTGTggcattttgtttaatttgtgtatGGCTCTGTCACACCAATCAAGACAGCCAAAATGATTTACATTCTCCAGCTTAGTCCATCACTATTACTTATTTCCAACTAATAAACTTAAGTGTTTCACCCCTTCCTCCTCACATAGGCTGGGTAATATCAGAGATGCATTTGTATACCCTTAGTTAGCATCCTATGACATGATTGGGGGTCGTTTTCAGGAACCTACCATAATATCGGCCATTTTAAGTTGTACTTTTGGGATTTGAACTGCAGGAGCTCAGCCAATCCAGTTCTACAACAAGTCTTCATTAGAATTAGTCAATTCTGCCAGATATGCGAATGAGAACGAGGCACTACAGGTAGGGCAGAGGATCAGGCATCCCATTCAGAACGATTGACCATTGAGTCAAAGTGCCTTTAGGTGGAGGTAGTGGCTTGCTGCCTTAAAAGTGAGCCTTAAAAGTGTGAATGGTGAGCCGCCGTCGAGGCCCGGCTCTGTGTTGGTGTGTCTGCCTGAATGTCAGTGTGTTGATTGACACGCATGCGTGCTTGTATCAATGAAATAGATCTAGTGTCTGCCAGCTGGACTGATCGCTATATTATACAGAGTAGATAATTAAAgattaaatcatttgtttatgcatTGTCATGTTTCCCAAAAGCTTAATTTCTGCTAGCACAGATTCTAGCACTCCTATTCTAAAGCAGATAACTATTTGTACATAATCAGAACTCTTTGAATTCAATAATATCATTATATGAGAGGAAGTAAAATGTCAGATGAATAAAAAGTTGAGGTGAACGTACTTCAGGACACTGTACGCAGATCCTAAAgtttttgtttatgttaaatATCTTTTAAAGTGCCCTAGAAAAGTGCATTCTGGATATCTTTTGCttatttggtcttttttttttttcgtattgcTACAGTCAGATTTTGGAGTAGAATAGAGCTATCGCAC
Protein-coding sequences here:
- the cd164 gene encoding sialomucin core protein 24 precursor, which gives rise to MFWRLFAVTLLLALLGSMTSQQFSADEVCSTFHGCDACENVTLCQWMNCTDGFQCVNSSHENQTANCVSANCTEPPVASTVNPVTTSSTNATTNATTVIPTIPVTPTRNGTDTNSTTTASPTTAPSKTSTFDAASFIGGIVLVLGLQAVIFFLYKFCKSKDRNYHTL